In a single window of the Anguilla rostrata isolate EN2019 chromosome 4, ASM1855537v3, whole genome shotgun sequence genome:
- the msrb2 gene encoding methionine-R-sulfoxide reductase B2, mitochondrial isoform X1: MNMSRILARFSFLVLKETTAKPLLPLRCSRVSRPICTTSGLRSLTRYDETGVSTDWKKKLTPEQYVVTREKGTEEPFSGIYLSHNEVGMYHCVCCDTPLFSSEAKYDSGTGWPSFNEAHGTWERDESHANILRRPDNSLGSTGTEVICKHCDAHLGHVFEDGPDPTGQRFCINSTALNFKPRAK, translated from the exons ATGAACATGTCTCGTATTCTCGCAAGAttctcttttcttgttttgaaagaaaccactgctaaGCCTCTGCTGCCATTACGCTGTTCGAGAGTGAGTCGTCCAATCTGTACCACTTCTG GACTGAGGTCATTGACGCGTTATGATGAGACGGGCGTATCCACTGACTGGAAAAAGAAGCTGACTCCAGAGCAGTACGTGGTTACCAGGGAGAAAGGCACAGAGGAG CCCTTTAGTGGGATCTACCTGAGCCATAATGAGGTTGGAATGtaccactgtgtgtgctgtgacacCCCGCTCTTCAG CTCGGAAGCCAAGTATGACTCTGGAACTGGATGGCCATCCTTTAACGAGGCACATGGAACATGGGAGAGAGACGAGAGCCATGCCAACATTCTGCGTCGCCCTGACAACTCACTGGGCAGTACTGGGACCGAGGTCATCTGCAAACAT TGTGATGCCCACCTTGGTCATGTATTTGAAGATGGCCCAGATCCCACAGGCCAGAGGTTCTGCATTAACAGTACAGCCCTCAACTTCAAACCAAGAGCCAAGTAG
- the msrb2 gene encoding methionine-R-sulfoxide reductase B2, mitochondrial isoform X2: MNMSRILARFSFLVLKETTAKPLLPLRCSRVSRPICTTSGLRSLTRYDETGVSTDWKKKLTPEQYVVTREKGTEEPFSGIYLSHNEVGMYHCVCCDTPLFSSEAKYDSGTGWPSFNEAHGTWERDESHANILRRPDNSLGSTGTEVICKHVSNRTRSSRQGNYSIHL, from the exons ATGAACATGTCTCGTATTCTCGCAAGAttctcttttcttgttttgaaagaaaccactgctaaGCCTCTGCTGCCATTACGCTGTTCGAGAGTGAGTCGTCCAATCTGTACCACTTCTG GACTGAGGTCATTGACGCGTTATGATGAGACGGGCGTATCCACTGACTGGAAAAAGAAGCTGACTCCAGAGCAGTACGTGGTTACCAGGGAGAAAGGCACAGAGGAG CCCTTTAGTGGGATCTACCTGAGCCATAATGAGGTTGGAATGtaccactgtgtgtgctgtgacacCCCGCTCTTCAG CTCGGAAGCCAAGTATGACTCTGGAACTGGATGGCCATCCTTTAACGAGGCACATGGAACATGGGAGAGAGACGAGAGCCATGCCAACATTCTGCGTCGCCCTGACAACTCACTGGGCAGTACTGGGACCGAGGTCATCTGCAAACATGTGAGCAATAGGACCAGAAGTTCAAGACAGGGAAATTATTCCATTCATTTATGA
- the LOC135252639 gene encoding uncharacterized protein LOC135252639 isoform X2, with product MGDHNPARVAMLVLSLLIYVIVLAFNGMAGPGIGPFVQTTKNVSDIYDTEITPSGWTFSIWGIIYTWLTAMLLYIFTGLCRRNAYGWVYCSPAVLPYGFFVSWLINMTLNIIWLILWDRELMIPALVVLALVAFTNYLMVFFSCHGLHVYGAWLNKYHRVDLWCLRVLVQNGICVYTTWTSIATLINFNIVLSYEAGVSKSDGGTVCLAILLTEVITWFVLENFVVEKHVRYILTIYPVVIMALAGNMTKNYDSAAPSRNGILIAVLLALVCTLFLVRVALVIWRHLKQPLYRGEASKGAMSPMEIAEKQKKMFT from the exons ATGGGGGACCACAATCCTGCTCGAGTGGCTATGCTAGTGCTTTCATTGCTCATTTATGTTATTGTTCTGGCATTCAACGGAATGGCGGGACCTGGGATTG GCCCATTTGTTCAAACCACAAAGAACGTGTCAGACATATATGACACAGAAATCACCCCATCAGGTTGGACATTCTCGATCTGGGGCATCATTTACACCTGGTTAACTGCCATGCTCCTCTACATCTTCACTGGCCTTTGCAGAAG GAATGCTTATGGATGGGTGTATTGTAGCCCTGCTGTCCTGCCCTACGGATTCTTCGTATCCTGGCTCATAAACATGACTTTAAACATTATCTGGCTGATCCTGTGGGACAGAGA ACTGATGATACCTGCACTCGTTGTGCTGGCGTTGGTTGCATTTACAAACTACCTGATGGTCTTCTTCTCCTGTCATGGGCTTCACGTGTATGGTGCCTGGCTTAACAAGTATCACAGAGTGGATCTATGGTGTCTTCGTGTGCTG GTACAGAATGGCATTTGCGTGTACACAACATGGACCTCGATAGCCACGTTGATCAACTTCAATATTGTGTTGAGCTATGAAGCGGGGGTGTCCAAATCGGACGGAGGCACAGTGTGCCTCGCCATTCTGCTAACAGAGGTCATCACTTG GTTTGTTCTGGAAAACTTTGTTGTGGAGAAGCATGTTCGCTACATCCTTACCATATATCCAGTGGTGATTATGGCTCTGGCAGGAAATATGACCAAGAATTACGATAGCGCTGCGCCAAGCCGGAATGGCATTCTCATCG CGGTGCTGCTGGCGCTGGTTTGCACGCTGTTCCTCGTGCGAGTTGCCTTGGTGATCTGGCGACACCTGAAACAGCCGCTCTACCGAGGCGAGGCCTCGAAAGGAGCCATGTCACCGATGGAGATtgctgaaaagcagaaaaaaatgttcacttaG
- the LOC135252639 gene encoding uncharacterized protein LOC135252639 isoform X1, with protein sequence MCQSVSYSVKHYHTAPAQLTVTLFLPNILWVHLSQVTQDSVHLYSWLRVAIFLQVVTMGDHNPARVAMLVLSLLIYVIVLAFNGMAGPGIGPFVQTTKNVSDIYDTEITPSGWTFSIWGIIYTWLTAMLLYIFTGLCRRNAYGWVYCSPAVLPYGFFVSWLINMTLNIIWLILWDRELMIPALVVLALVAFTNYLMVFFSCHGLHVYGAWLNKYHRVDLWCLRVLVQNGICVYTTWTSIATLINFNIVLSYEAGVSKSDGGTVCLAILLTEVITWFVLENFVVEKHVRYILTIYPVVIMALAGNMTKNYDSAAPSRNGILIAVLLALVCTLFLVRVALVIWRHLKQPLYRGEASKGAMSPMEIAEKQKKMFT encoded by the exons ATGTGTCAGAGTGTAAGTTACTCTGTTAAACATTACCATACTGCACCTGCGCAACTAACTGTTACCTTATTTCTACCCAACATCCTGTGGGTCCACCTGTCTCAGGTAACTCAAGACTCAGTCCATCTTTATTCCTGGCTCAGAGTCGCTATATTTTTGCAGGTTGTTACCATGGGGGACCACAATCCTGCTCGAGTGGCTATGCTAGTGCTTTCATTGCTCATTTATGTTATTGTTCTGGCATTCAACGGAATGGCGGGACCTGGGATTG GCCCATTTGTTCAAACCACAAAGAACGTGTCAGACATATATGACACAGAAATCACCCCATCAGGTTGGACATTCTCGATCTGGGGCATCATTTACACCTGGTTAACTGCCATGCTCCTCTACATCTTCACTGGCCTTTGCAGAAG GAATGCTTATGGATGGGTGTATTGTAGCCCTGCTGTCCTGCCCTACGGATTCTTCGTATCCTGGCTCATAAACATGACTTTAAACATTATCTGGCTGATCCTGTGGGACAGAGA ACTGATGATACCTGCACTCGTTGTGCTGGCGTTGGTTGCATTTACAAACTACCTGATGGTCTTCTTCTCCTGTCATGGGCTTCACGTGTATGGTGCCTGGCTTAACAAGTATCACAGAGTGGATCTATGGTGTCTTCGTGTGCTG GTACAGAATGGCATTTGCGTGTACACAACATGGACCTCGATAGCCACGTTGATCAACTTCAATATTGTGTTGAGCTATGAAGCGGGGGTGTCCAAATCGGACGGAGGCACAGTGTGCCTCGCCATTCTGCTAACAGAGGTCATCACTTG GTTTGTTCTGGAAAACTTTGTTGTGGAGAAGCATGTTCGCTACATCCTTACCATATATCCAGTGGTGATTATGGCTCTGGCAGGAAATATGACCAAGAATTACGATAGCGCTGCGCCAAGCCGGAATGGCATTCTCATCG CGGTGCTGCTGGCGCTGGTTTGCACGCTGTTCCTCGTGCGAGTTGCCTTGGTGATCTGGCGACACCTGAAACAGCCGCTCTACCGAGGCGAGGCCTCGAAAGGAGCCATGTCACCGATGGAGATtgctgaaaagcagaaaaaaatgttcacttaG